The following coding sequences are from one Eucalyptus grandis isolate ANBG69807.140 chromosome 11, ASM1654582v1, whole genome shotgun sequence window:
- the LOC120289738 gene encoding protein MAK16 homolog gives MQSTLLSLMFGLVFWGISSVSALCFNVPVFPKREKIMTTPRKEKKRQARSEEKAEKAAVLEKSIEKKLLERLRKGVHGDIYNYPVKKNEKEPEIEYVEDYDELEEELEDDIEDFGGLAINRVRAIGDNGEDEKFQEDLSWIQVVELIILLVQMKAVTKMKMMMQKLIGRGEEESSLALRKFKKVDAGSKPKKSAKVLVELRAAF, from the exons ATGCAGTCGACATTGCTCTCACTGATGTTTGGACTGGTCTTTTGGGGCATCTCCTCTGTTTCAGCTTTATGCTTCAACGTGCCTGTCTTTCCTAAGAGGGAAAAGATTATGACGACAccgaggaaagaaaagaagagacaGGCTAGAAGCgaggaaaaagcagaaaaggcGGCAGTTTTGGAAAAG AGTATTGAGAAAAAGCTATTAGAACGCCTAAGGAAAGGAGTGCATGGTGATATCTACAATTACCCTGTCAAAAA GAATGAGAAGGAACCTGAGATAGAGTATGTGGAAGATTATGATGAACTTGAGGAAGAACTAGAAGATGATATTGAAGATTTTGGTGGTCTTGCTATAAATAGAGTTCGTGCAATTGGTGACAATGGCGAAG ATGAGAAGTTCCAAGAGGATTTATCCTGGATCCAAGTAGTGGAGCTAATTATACTTTTGGTTCAGATGAAGGCAGtgacgaagatgaagatgatgatgcaGAAGCTGATAGGAAGAGGGGAAGAAGAATCCTCCTTGGCTTTAAGAAAGTTTAAGAAAGTTGATGCTGGTTCTAAGCCCAAGAAAAGCGCTAAGGTTCTTGTTGAGTTGAGAGCAGCCTTTTGA
- the LOC120289737 gene encoding ankyrin repeat-containing protein ITN1-like: MRATPKARLEALKTRYVSTPDNQQLGDAASSGKEDVMNLILSHLPDLVTQKNSSEDTPLHVAIRDERLNATRMLIPLRTDLDIMYWKNKDGKSRVFLAAETEHWEILQLLLLASARDEAYAVNTQGMSPVLAALEKGKSGENLIIAVGQKGDATAPATSVGNVEAVQLLLSKCSYLALQTDKNGYYLIHIACEGGSIDIIHELMKMWPDVAEMKNRKGQKNNAVHHILKECSEPVIKKLVNSKDVDGNTPLHLASMNNHCQVMLSLVRNKRSDVKLLNNNKMTALDVALNPQSWSSHKSPLLARAILVKAGAWQKEGANVLLPRKSSGASKSPRAEWIKDQVDTLLLVATLVATVTLTAGFTLPGGYNDSSDRHPGTATMLHDRVFQVFVISDM; encoded by the exons ATGAGGGCGACGCCAAAAGCTAGGCTTGAAGCTTTGAAGACGAGATACGTCTCGACTCCAGATAACCAACAGCTCGGAGATG CAGCAAGTTCTGGGAAAGAAGAcgtcatgaatctaattctctCTCATCTCCCTGACCTCGTGACCCAGAAAAACTCCTCGGAGGATACTCCACTCCATGTGGCCATTCGAGATGAAAGGTTAAATGCGACCAGAATGCTGATTCCCCTGAGAACAGACTTGGACATTATGTACTGGAAGAACAAGGATGGTAAATCCCGAGTGTTTTTGGCAGCCGAAACCGAGCACTGGGAgattcttcagcttctcttgTTAGCCTCCGCTCGAGATGAAGCTTACGCAGTTAATACACAGGGCATGTCACCAGTTTTGGCTGCACTTGAGAAGGGGAAATCGG GAGAAAACTTGATAATAGCTGTTGGTCAAAAG GGCGACGCCACTGCACCTGCTACATCAGTTGGAAATGTTGAGGCAGTACAGCTCCTGCTGAGCAAGTGCAGTTATCTCGCCCTTCAAACTGACAAAAACGGTTACTACTTGATCCACATCGCTTGCGAAGGTGGTAGCATTGACATAATCCACGAGTTAATGAAAATGTGGCCCGACGTGGCAGAGATGAAAAACAGAAAGGGTCAGAAGAACAATGCGGTCCACCACATACTCAAGGAATGCAGCGAGCCCGTCATCAAGAAGCTGGTCAATTCGAAAGATGTCGATGGAAACACACCACTTCATTTGGCATCGATGAACAACCATTGCCAAGTCATGCTCTCTTTGGTGAGGAACAAAAGAAGTGACGTCAAGCTTCTGAACAATAACAAAATGACCGCCCTGGATGTGGCCCTGAATCCCCAAAGCTGGTCATCGCATAAGTCACCG TTACTAGCACGTGCAATTTTAGTTAAAGCTGGTGCATGGCAAAAGGAAGGTGCAAACGTTCTGTTACCAAGAAAAAGTTCTGGAGCAAGCAAGTCACCTCGTGCCGAATGGATCAAGGACCAGGTTGACACTCTATTGCTCGTGGCCACACTGGTGGCCACAGTCACGCTCACTGCCGGCTTCACCTTGCCAGGAGGATATAATGATTCCAGTGATCGACACCCAGGAACGGCAACCATGCTGCACGACCGAGTGTTTCAGGTTTTCGTAATTTCCGACATGTAA